The following are encoded together in the Erpetoichthys calabaricus chromosome 16, fErpCal1.3, whole genome shotgun sequence genome:
- the LOC127525837 gene encoding sodium/calcium exchanger 3-like codes for MAWVRPVQPGTSTFLWLILLTAGVIFLNVEAGSTEAPSLGSQNASCGGDYECKEGIILPIWYPEDPSLGDKIARVIVYFVAMIYMFLGVSIIADRFMAAIEVITSQEREIIIKRPNGETSTTTIRVWNETVSNLTLMALGSSAPEIMLSVIEICGHGFKAGDLGPSTIVGSAAFNMFVIIAICVSVIPEGETRKIKHLRVFFITAAWSIFAYIWLYMILAVFSPNVVQIWEGLLTLAFFPICVILAWVADRRLLFYKFMHKKYRTDKHRGVIIETEGDRPKGIEMDGKLVNSHFLDGGAGNLIGLMDGKEVDESRRDMIRILKDLKQRHPEKELDQLVEMANYYALSHQQKSRAFYRIQATRMMTGAGNILKKHAAEQAKKSNSVQEVRIDEPEEFVSKICFEPFSYQCLENCGAAVLTIVRKGGDVSNTLYVDYKTEDGSANAGADYEFTEGTVVFKPGETQKEISIGIIDDDIFEEDEHFFVRLSNVRVMETDELLSANNLPYPKAILGVPSVATVTILDDDHAGIFTFESDIVHVSESIGVMEVKVLRTSGARGTVIVPYRTVEGLAKGGGEDFEDTYGELEFRNDETCKTIQVKVVDDEEYEKNKNFFIELAEPRMVDMSLQKGRPLWLK; via the coding sequence ATGGCGTGGGTAAGGCCGGTGCAGCCGGGGACGTCCACCTTCCTCTGGTTGATCCTGCTTACTGCTggagtaatatttttaaatgttgaagCTGGATCCACAGAAGCTCCTTCTTTGGGAAGCCAAAATGCATCTTGCGGTGGAGATTATGAGTGCAAGGAAGGCATCATCTTGCCAATCTGGTACCCAGAGGACCCTTCTTTGGGTGATAAGATAGCCCGGGTCATTGTCTACTTTGTTGCTATGATTTATATGTTTCTGGGTGTCTCGATCATTGCTGATCGATTTATGGCTGCAATTGAGGTCATCACCTCGCAAGAAAGGGAAATCATTATCAAGCGGCCGAATGGAGAAACTTCCACAACTACAATTCGTGTGTGGAATGAGACTGTTTCAAATTTAACCCTCATGGCCCTGGGGTCTTCAGCTCCTGAAATAATGTTGTCAGTGATTGAAATCTGCGGCCATGGTTTCAAGGCCGGAGATCTTGGACCATCCACAATTGTAGGGAGTGCTGCCTTCAACATGTTTGTCATCATAGCCATTTGTGTTTCAGTTATCCCCGAAGGAGAAACTCGCAAAATCAAACATTTGCGTGTATTTTTTATAACTGCTGCCTGGAGCATCTTTGCTTACATTTGGCTCTACATGATACTGGCTGTGTTTTCTCCCAATGTCGTACAGATATGGGAAGGCCTCCTCACTTTAGCATTTTTCCCCATTTGTGTCATTTTGGCATGGGTGGCTGACCGCCGCCTGCTCTTTTACAAGTTCATGCACAAAAAGTACCGGACTGACAAGCATCGGGGGGTTATCATTGAGACAGAAGGGGATAGGCCCAAAGGGATAGAGATGGATGGGAAGTTGGTCAATTCCCATTTCCTGGATGGTGGCGCAGGGAATCTCATAGGTCTTATGGATGGAAAAGAGGTAGACGAGTCTCGACGGGATATGATACGCATCTTGAAAGATCTAAAGCAGAGACACCCAGAGAAAGAGCTGGATCAACTAGTGGAAATGGCCAACTATTatgctctctctcatcagcaaaaGAGCAGAGCCTTTTATCGAATCCAGGCCACTCGGATGATGACTGGAGCAGGCAACATCCTAAAGAAACATGCTGCAGAGCAAGCAAAGAAGAGTAATAGTGTGCAAGAGGTGAGGATTGATGAGCCAGAGGAATTTGTGTCTAAGATCTGTTTTGAACCATTTTCATACCAATGCCTAGAAAATTGTGGGGCAGCGGTGTTGACTATTGTACGAAAGGGAGGCGATGTTTCAAACACGCTTTACGTGGATTACAAAACAGAGGATGGTTCAGCCAATGCAGGGGCTGATTATGAGTTTACAGAGGGCACAGTTGTATTTAAGCCAGGTGAGACACAGAAAGAAATCAGCATTGGGATCATTGATGATGACATCTTTGAGGAAGATGAGCACTTCTTTGTACGGCTCAGCAATGTGCGGGTGATGGAGACAGACGAATTGCTATCAGCTAACAACCTGCCTTACCCTAAGGCCATTTTGGGCGTTCCCTCAGTTGCTACAGTAACCATCCTAGATGATGACCATGCTGGCATCTTTACCTTTGAAAGTGACATTGTGCATGTGAGTGAGAGCATTGGCGTGATGGAGGTCAAAGTATTGAGGACCTCTGGAGCAAGAGGCACTGTCATTGTCCCATACCGCACAGTGGAAGGCTTAGCTAAAGGAGGTGGAGAGGATTTTGAGGATACTTATGGCGAGCTGGAATTCAGAAATGATGAGACCTG